A region from the Naumannella halotolerans genome encodes:
- a CDS encoding alpha-E domain-containing protein encodes MLARNAESLYWIGRYVERADDTARILDVTVHQLLEDPTANPDFTSRVLLRVLGIEPPDEELDVWSLTELVAYSHGQAGSIVECLGAARENARSAREVTSSEMWECLNTTYNALGDRQRLARRLGPAQFFTYVEERAAMFAGLADSTLSRDDGYRFLLLGRSIERADMMVRLLLSRAGDRPSSPAWVTLLRSAGAHDTYLRTTRGALDASRIVQFMLLDRLFPRSVFHAFRLAETCLDELDHRPYSRVGQRAEAQRLLGRTRSELEFLQPTDLLDGLQERLLSLRESTRQVNEAIALQYFHAAPWVAWSDAGTGVEDIVVEGEL; translated from the coding sequence GTGCTCGCGCGCAATGCCGAATCGCTGTACTGGATCGGTCGCTATGTGGAACGGGCCGATGACACCGCCCGGATCCTCGACGTGACCGTGCACCAGTTGCTGGAGGATCCGACCGCCAACCCCGACTTCACCTCCCGGGTGCTGCTGCGGGTGCTGGGCATCGAGCCGCCCGACGAGGAGCTCGACGTGTGGTCGCTGACCGAGCTGGTCGCCTACTCCCATGGGCAGGCCGGGTCGATCGTCGAATGCCTCGGCGCCGCCCGGGAGAACGCCCGCTCGGCCCGGGAGGTGACCTCCTCGGAGATGTGGGAATGCCTGAACACGACCTACAACGCGCTCGGTGATCGGCAGCGGCTGGCCCGTCGGCTCGGTCCGGCGCAGTTCTTCACCTATGTCGAGGAACGGGCCGCGATGTTCGCCGGATTGGCCGACTCCACCCTGTCCCGTGACGACGGCTACCGGTTCCTGCTGCTCGGGCGCTCGATCGAACGGGCCGACATGATGGTCCGGTTGCTGCTCTCGCGCGCCGGTGACCGACCGTCGTCGCCGGCCTGGGTCACCTTGTTGCGCTCGGCCGGCGCCCATGACACGTACCTGCGGACCACCCGGGGTGCACTGGATGCCTCCCGGATCGTGCAGTTCATGTTGCTGGACCGGTTGTTCCCGCGCTCGGTCTTCCATGCGTTCCGGTTGGCCGAGACCTGTCTGGACGAGTTGGACCACCGGCCCTACAGCCGGGTCGGGCAGCGGGCCGAGGCGCAGCGACTGCTCGGCCGGACCCGTAGCGAACTGGAGTTCCTGCAACCGACCGACCTGCTGGACGGTCTGCAGGAGCGGTTGCTGTCGCTGCGCGAGTCGACCCGGCAGGTGAACGAGGCGATCGCCCTGCAGTACTTCCACGCCGCTCCCTGGGTGGCCTGGAGCGATGCCGGCACCGGCGTCGAGGACATCGTTGTGGAGGGAGAGCTGTGA
- a CDS encoding SPFH domain-containing protein: protein MELVAIPFLLVIVVVAVILIRATALFTVRTQENRIVERFGKFVRVARPGLNFKAPFIDSVTPPISLRVQQLEVNIESKTKDNVFVTVPVAVQYVIPEQNVVAAYYRLSDPTAQIRSYVFDVVRSALSGLNLDEAFESKDDIAGSVEKTLSSQMREYGFEIVNTLVTDISPDQRVRDSMNSINAAQRDRVAAQSLAEADKIKRVTQAEAEAEAKRLQGVGVAAQRKAIAEGIAEQYEMLRRVGIESTAEQLLMMTQYFDTMQDVARNGKTSVLYLPSNPGGIGSMFDEIRNALLQGKAAESAFEDEPGSRPAPPPRPAPRPQAPPPRPQQFPQLPQEPEPDSGSLPPQGRLQQARQRLTEGAERWLPGQQ, encoded by the coding sequence ATGGAACTCGTGGCCATACCCTTCCTGCTGGTGATCGTGGTGGTGGCGGTGATCCTGATCCGGGCCACGGCGCTGTTCACCGTGCGTACCCAGGAGAATCGCATCGTGGAGCGCTTCGGCAAGTTCGTCCGGGTCGCCCGGCCGGGGTTGAACTTCAAGGCACCGTTCATCGACTCGGTGACCCCGCCGATCTCCCTGCGGGTGCAGCAACTCGAGGTGAACATCGAGTCCAAGACCAAGGACAACGTCTTCGTCACCGTGCCGGTGGCGGTGCAGTACGTGATCCCCGAGCAGAACGTGGTCGCCGCCTACTACCGGTTGTCGGACCCGACCGCACAGATCCGGTCCTACGTCTTCGATGTGGTGCGTTCGGCCCTGTCGGGCTTGAACCTGGACGAGGCCTTCGAGTCCAAGGACGACATCGCCGGTTCGGTGGAGAAGACCCTGTCCAGCCAGATGCGGGAGTACGGCTTCGAGATCGTGAACACGCTGGTCACCGACATCTCACCCGATCAGCGGGTACGCGATTCGATGAACTCGATCAACGCCGCCCAGCGTGATCGGGTGGCTGCCCAGTCGCTGGCCGAGGCCGACAAGATCAAACGGGTCACCCAGGCCGAGGCCGAGGCCGAGGCGAAACGCCTGCAGGGTGTCGGTGTCGCGGCCCAACGGAAGGCGATCGCCGAAGGTATCGCCGAGCAGTACGAGATGCTGCGACGGGTGGGCATCGAGTCCACCGCCGAACAGTTGCTGATGATGACCCAGTACTTCGACACGATGCAGGACGTCGCCCGCAACGGGAAGACCAGCGTCCTCTACCTGCCGTCGAACCCCGGCGGTATCGGCAGTATGTTCGACGAGATCCGCAACGCCTTGTTGCAGGGCAAGGCCGCCGAGAGCGCCTTCGAGGACGAACCGGGATCACGGCCGGCGCCGCCGCCGCGACCGGCGCCCCGCCCGCAGGCTCCGCCGCCCCGACCGCAGCAGTTCCCGCAGTTGCCCCAGGAACCGGAGCCCGACAGCGGATCGCTGCCCCCGCAGGGCCGTCTGCAGCAGGCCCGGCAGCGGCTGACCGAAGGAGCCGAGAGGTGGCTGCCCGGACAGCAGTGA
- a CDS encoding circularly permuted type 2 ATP-grasp protein — protein sequence MFDAEGEVRPAYKGVYSALAPADAADLETRADALGRAFIDQGITFSLSGAERPFPLDLVPRVIAAAEWSRLERGITQRVKALEAFLDDIYSEQNIVRDGVLPRRLITSCAHFHRAAAGIQPPNGVRIHVAGIDLIRDAEGTFRVLEDNLRSPSGVSYVMENRRTMARTFPDLFSSHRVRTVGDYASHLLRALRAASATNEADPTVVVLTPGVFNSAYFEHSLLARQMGVELVEGRDLFCRDNTVYMRTTEGERQVDVIYRRVDDEFLDPLQFRPNSVLGVAGLVNAARAGNVVISSAVGNGVGDDKLVYTYVPEMIDYYLGEKMQLPNVDTLRCWLDDEREEVLDRITELVIKPVEGSGGYGIVFGPDATAKELETLARKIKADPRDWIAQPVMQLSTVPTRIGNDLVPRHVDLRPFAVNDGEDVWVLPGGLTRVALPEGSLVVNSSQGGGSKDTWVLATRASREEQELAGDEVVSDPPELATAEFGRDLTASQQQQQEQQQQVRSAPDSPSETPRTAGRSGSVADSVATTAKGE from the coding sequence ATGTTCGACGCCGAGGGTGAGGTACGCCCGGCCTACAAAGGGGTCTACTCCGCCCTCGCCCCGGCCGATGCTGCCGACCTGGAGACCCGGGCCGATGCCCTGGGCCGCGCGTTCATCGATCAGGGCATCACCTTCTCCCTCTCCGGTGCCGAACGGCCCTTCCCGCTCGACCTCGTCCCACGGGTCATCGCGGCCGCGGAATGGTCCCGCCTGGAGCGTGGCATCACCCAGCGGGTGAAGGCGCTGGAGGCCTTCCTGGACGACATCTACAGCGAACAGAACATCGTCCGCGACGGCGTCCTGCCGCGCCGGTTGATCACCAGCTGCGCCCACTTCCACCGCGCCGCGGCCGGTATCCAGCCGCCCAACGGGGTACGCATCCACGTCGCCGGCATCGACCTGATCCGCGATGCCGAGGGCACCTTCCGGGTGTTGGAGGACAATCTGCGCAGCCCCTCGGGAGTCTCCTATGTGATGGAGAACCGGCGGACGATGGCCCGTACCTTCCCCGACCTGTTCTCCTCCCACCGGGTACGCACGGTCGGCGACTACGCCAGCCACCTGCTGCGCGCGCTGCGTGCCGCCTCGGCGACCAACGAGGCCGACCCGACGGTGGTCGTGCTCACCCCCGGGGTGTTCAACTCCGCCTATTTCGAACATTCCCTGCTGGCGCGGCAGATGGGTGTCGAACTGGTCGAGGGCCGCGACCTCTTCTGCCGGGACAACACCGTCTACATGCGGACCACTGAAGGGGAGCGACAGGTCGACGTGATCTATCGCCGGGTGGACGACGAGTTCCTCGATCCGCTGCAGTTCCGGCCGAACTCGGTGCTCGGCGTGGCCGGGCTGGTGAACGCCGCCCGGGCAGGCAATGTGGTGATCTCCTCCGCAGTCGGCAACGGCGTCGGCGACGACAAACTGGTCTACACCTACGTACCGGAGATGATCGACTACTACCTGGGCGAGAAGATGCAGTTGCCCAATGTCGACACCCTGCGCTGCTGGCTCGACGACGAGCGCGAGGAGGTGTTGGACCGGATCACGGAGTTGGTGATCAAGCCGGTCGAGGGCTCCGGCGGGTACGGGATCGTCTTCGGCCCCGACGCCACGGCGAAGGAACTGGAGACCCTGGCCCGCAAGATCAAGGCCGATCCGCGTGACTGGATTGCCCAGCCGGTGATGCAGCTGTCGACCGTACCGACCCGGATCGGCAATGATCTGGTGCCCCGGCATGTCGATCTCCGGCCGTTCGCGGTGAACGACGGTGAGGACGTCTGGGTGCTGCCCGGTGGCCTCACCCGGGTCGCCCTGCCGGAGGGGTCGCTGGTGGTGAACTCCTCCCAGGGAGGCGGTTCGAAGGACACCTGGGTGCTCGCGACGCGGGCCTCGCGGGAGGAACAGGAACTCGCCGGCGACGAAGTGGTCAGCGATCCGCCGGAACTGGCCACCGCCGAGTTCGGCCGGGATCTGACCGCCAGCCAGCAACAGCAGCAGGAACAGCAACAACAGGTACGGTCGGCGCCCGATTCTCCCTCGGAGACCCCACGGACAGCGGGCCGATCGGGCTCGGTGGCCGATTCGGTCGCCACGACCGCGAAGGGGGAGTGA
- a CDS encoding NCS2 family permease, with protein sequence MTKIENEPAGSPAPPKAPSLIDRYFGISAAASTVPRELRAGLTTFLAMSYIIFVNPDVLSSAIVVDGVDNIFTQLVITTCVAAAFGSLVMGLVARYPFAQAPGMGLNAFFAFTVVLGMGYTWQAALAAVFISGVLFVVLSVVGARRAIVKALPMSLKMAITAGIGGFLALIGMKNAGIVVADESTFVALGDIRQAPVWLALVGLVLTAVLMKLRVTGAILWGILATTVVAIVFRLPVYTDNTSFAGFTDGIVAAPFWPGDIAFKMDFGALLNHETLLVGAVTVVLTFFVVDFFDATGTLTGLAQRSGYVDEHGDMPRAKTLFSMDGLAAMFGAMMGTSTTTAYVESAAGVEEGGRTGLTAITTAALFVVAMFFWPLIGVVPSAATAPALIIVGAIMLEGVKHVDLDDIGEALPAFLTIFAMPFTYSIANGVSFGIISYALIKVLTGRWREASWLLYLLAALLIIRYVWLM encoded by the coding sequence GTGACGAAGATCGAGAACGAACCGGCCGGATCGCCCGCGCCGCCGAAGGCGCCGTCGTTGATCGACCGCTATTTCGGGATCAGCGCAGCGGCCTCCACGGTCCCGCGGGAGCTGCGCGCCGGTCTGACGACCTTCCTGGCGATGTCGTACATCATCTTCGTCAATCCCGATGTGCTCTCCAGCGCGATCGTGGTCGACGGGGTGGACAACATCTTCACCCAGTTGGTGATCACCACCTGTGTCGCCGCCGCCTTCGGCTCGCTGGTGATGGGCCTGGTCGCCCGCTATCCGTTCGCCCAGGCGCCCGGCATGGGGCTGAATGCCTTCTTCGCGTTCACCGTCGTGCTCGGCATGGGTTACACCTGGCAGGCCGCGCTGGCTGCGGTGTTCATCTCCGGCGTGCTGTTCGTGGTCCTCAGCGTGGTCGGTGCCCGGCGGGCGATCGTGAAGGCGCTGCCGATGTCGCTGAAGATGGCGATCACCGCCGGCATCGGTGGTTTCCTGGCGCTGATCGGGATGAAGAACGCCGGCATCGTGGTCGCCGACGAGTCCACCTTCGTCGCCCTCGGTGACATCCGCCAGGCGCCGGTCTGGTTGGCGCTCGTCGGTCTGGTGCTGACCGCAGTGCTGATGAAGCTGCGGGTCACCGGTGCCATCCTCTGGGGAATCCTCGCCACCACCGTGGTGGCGATCGTCTTCCGGCTGCCGGTCTACACCGACAACACCTCCTTCGCCGGTTTCACCGACGGCATCGTCGCCGCCCCGTTCTGGCCCGGTGACATCGCCTTCAAGATGGACTTCGGCGCACTGCTCAACCACGAGACCCTGCTGGTCGGTGCGGTCACCGTGGTGCTGACCTTCTTCGTGGTCGACTTCTTCGATGCCACGGGTACGCTCACCGGCCTCGCCCAGCGATCGGGGTACGTCGATGAGCACGGTGACATGCCGCGGGCGAAGACCCTGTTCTCGATGGACGGGCTGGCCGCGATGTTCGGCGCCATGATGGGCACCTCCACCACCACCGCCTATGTCGAGTCGGCGGCCGGTGTCGAGGAGGGCGGCCGTACCGGTCTGACCGCGATCACCACCGCCGCACTGTTCGTGGTGGCGATGTTCTTCTGGCCGTTGATCGGGGTGGTGCCCAGTGCGGCGACCGCCCCGGCGTTGATCATCGTCGGCGCGATCATGCTCGAGGGTGTCAAACACGTCGATCTGGACGACATCGGCGAGGCACTGCCGGCGTTCCTGACGATCTTCGCCATGCCGTTCACCTACTCGATCGCCAATGGCGTCTCCTTCGGCATCATCAGCTACGCCTTGATCAAGGTCCTCACCGGTCGTTGGCGTGAGGCGAGCTGGCTGCTCTACCTGCTCGCCGCGCTGTTGATCATCCGCTACGTCTGGCTGATGTAG
- a CDS encoding transglutaminase family protein: MSWRLRVVHTTGFEYGQPVHSSFNEARLTPRSDSRQNVVLNRVETTPSTRAYRYTDYWGSAVTAFDLHAPHTSLEVVGSSIVETEPTRGPIEGSWSDIDNDEVGDRFNELLVPTKYVPVNRQLATAARKIRRETDSPADTVVAISEWVHEQMSYVPGATAVHTSAVEAFAERKGVCQDYAHLTLLMLRSIGVPSRYVSGYLHPRPNADIGDAVLGESHAWVEAWTGEWWSIDPTNNNLVNERHVTVGVGRDYSDVPPLKGIFTGSRSTDLAVTVEVTRLA; this comes from the coding sequence GTGAGCTGGCGACTGCGGGTGGTGCACACCACCGGCTTCGAGTACGGACAACCGGTCCATTCGTCGTTCAACGAGGCGCGGTTGACCCCGCGCAGCGACTCGCGGCAGAACGTGGTGCTGAACCGGGTGGAGACCACCCCATCGACCCGTGCGTACCGTTACACCGACTACTGGGGCAGCGCCGTCACCGCCTTCGACCTGCACGCACCGCACACCTCGCTGGAGGTCGTCGGGTCCTCGATCGTGGAGACCGAGCCGACCCGGGGACCGATCGAGGGCAGCTGGTCCGACATCGACAATGACGAGGTCGGCGACCGGTTCAACGAGTTGCTGGTGCCGACCAAGTACGTCCCGGTGAACCGGCAGCTGGCGACCGCCGCCCGGAAGATCCGGCGGGAGACCGATTCCCCGGCCGACACGGTGGTGGCGATCTCCGAATGGGTGCATGAGCAGATGAGCTACGTACCCGGAGCCACCGCGGTGCACACCTCGGCGGTGGAGGCCTTCGCCGAACGCAAGGGCGTCTGCCAGGACTACGCCCACCTGACACTGCTGATGTTGCGGTCGATCGGTGTGCCCAGCCGGTACGTGTCGGGTTATCTGCATCCGCGGCCCAATGCCGACATCGGCGATGCGGTCCTCGGTGAGTCCCATGCGTGGGTGGAGGCCTGGACCGGGGAGTGGTGGTCGATCGACCCGACCAACAACAACCTGGTGAACGAGCGGCATGTGACGGTCGGGGTCGGCCGCGACTACTCCGACGTACCGCCGCTGAAGGGGATCTTCACCGGTTCCCGCTCGACCGATCTGGCAGTCACCGTGGAGGTCACCCGGCTGGCCTGA